A window of Nocardia arthritidis genomic DNA:
CGTGGCGACGAGGCACGACAGGCCTGGCTGCCGCGCGGCAGCGGGCTCGGTTACGTCGCGACCGTCGGCAGGGCCGCGACCGACGGCTCGTTCTCGGACTTCGTATCCGCGCTCACCACACCGGATTTCGCCTCCGATTCGATAGCGGTGACCACCCGCGACGGCCGCGCGCTCGCCCTCTCCTGGCCGGGCGCGTTCACGGTGGACGGCGCGGCGGATTTCGCCGAACCACCGCATCTCGACAATCCGGCGCTGCACCTTCCGTTCGGTGCGGACCGGCTGGAGGCCGAATGGGGCGGGCACCGGCTGGTGCTCGACCTGAGCGAGGGTCGCCGGGTGGAACCGCCCAGCGGCGTGCCGGGGGCGGGCGATGCGGACTGAACGCCCACATCACGGCCCAGGCAATAATTCGGACTCCGGCGCGGATCTGACCTCATCCCGGCAGGCCCATCCCCCGCTGCCGCCTTTGACCGATCTCTCGGCGGCGCGACTCGCCGAGATCGGCGATCTGCTCGTCGCCCGAACTTGGCGGATGGGCCTGCCGTCCTGGTTCTGGGGCGAGGGGGTCTGCCTGCTCGGCATGCTGCGGCTCGCGCGGGCGCGGCGTCTTCCGGTTCCCGTCGAGGTGGTGGACTGGCTGCGACACCACCGCGAACGGGGCATCGACATCGGCCACGTCAACAACCTCGCGCCGGGCACCGCCGCGGTGCTGGCCGCCGCCGAATATCCGGAGTTCGCGGATCCGGCCATCCGGCTCGGCGAGTGGTTCAACGAAACAGGCTCCTGCACAAGATCTTTCAACGGCGCGCTGGAGCATTGGCCCGGCGGCGTCTGGGCGGACACCACGTTCATGGCGGGCGTGTTCCTCGGCCATCTCGGCGCGTACCGGCGCGACCCGGAGCTGCTGGCCGCATTCGGCGATCAGCTGCTCGCCCACGCCGAGATCCTGCAACACCCCGAGCTCGGGCTGTTCGCGCACGGATCGCACCGGGGCGAAACGCTGTGGAATTTCTGGGGCCGCGGCAATGCCTGGTGCGCGCTCAGCGCGGTCGAATTCCTGGAGCTCGCCGCGACGGCCACCGTCGACGCCACCCAGGTCCACCGGATCACCGCCGCACTGACCCGTCAGCTGATCGCGCTGGCGCAACGGCAACCGGCACATGGCGTGTGGAGCGTGCTGGTTGACGATCAACCGGAGAATGCCGGGATACTGGAGACCTCGGCCGCCGCGGGCATCGGCGCCGCCATGCTGCGCGCCGCCCCCCTGATCCCCGAGCACACACCGACTTTCACGACGGCGGGCTGGCGGGCAATACGCGGCGCACTGGCCTACGTCGATGCCGAGGGCGCACTCACCCGAGTGAGCGCCGGCACCGTCCTGCAACTGATCCCGTTCGGCTACAGCGTAATTCGCGACGACCGCCCGCAACTCTGGGGCCAGGGCCTCGCCATGCACGCGGTGGCCGCGGCCCTCGAGAACTTGGCTCAGGCCCGCACCTGAACCTCGGGATCGACCGGTTCGGCCTCGGCCAGACCGAACCGGGCATGCAGTGCCGCAAGGGGTTTCGGTGACCACCAGTTCCAGGTGCTGAACAGGCGCATCAGCGCGGGAACCAACAGCAGGCGGATGATGGTCGCGTCGGCGATCACGGCCAGCGCGAGGCCGATGCCGAAGAGTTTCATGATCGCGACCTCGGAGGTGGCGACGGCAAGCAGCACCACCGCCATCAGGCCTGCGGCGGCGGTGAAGATCGGGCCGGTCCGTGCGGTGCCCATGGCCACCGCGTGCGTATTCGCCTGTGCCGCACGGTCGGAGGCGAGCCATTCCTCCCGGATCCTGGACAGCAGGAATACCTCGTAATCCATCGACATGCCGAATGCCAAGCAGAACATGAGGATCGGCATATAAAGGTTGGTGGTGCCGGTCGGGGTGAAGCCGAGCAGCCCGGACAGATGCCCGTCCTGGAAGACCCACACCATCGCGCCGAAGGTCGCGGTGAGCGATAACGTGTTGAGCAGCAATGCCTTCAGCGGCAGCAGCACGCTTCCGGTGAACAGGAACAGCACCGCGAGCATGACGACGGCGATCAGCGCGATGGCCAGCGGCAGCCGCGCCGCGATACTCGCGATGGAATCCGCGTTGATGGCCGCAGCACCGCTGAACTCCACCGCGCTCGGCGGGTGCACCGCACGCAGCGCGGCCAGTTGTGTCTCACCCTCCGGCGCCGACGGCTCAGCCCGCGTCACGATGGACAGATACGTCCCTGCGGCACTTGCCATTTCGGGAACATCGGCGGCCACGCGCAACCCACCGGCATAGACGCCCCCACTGGACAGCACCCCGCGCACGCCGTCGACCCGCGACAATTCCGCCGCATACGAACCGATTTCGGCCGAGGGGCCATCGAATCCCGGCAGTGCCGCCACCAACCCGGCCGCCATATCCGCGTCGAAATCCCGGCGCAGCGCGTCGCTGACGATCCGGCTCGACGCCGACGTCGGCAGGACTCGATCGTCCGGTGCGGCGAATTGGGCCGACAGGAAAGGAGATCCGAGCAACAGCAGCACCGCGACCCCGGCGACCGCGACGCGCAGCGGCCGCTTCATCACCGCGACGACCAGCCGGTACCACCAGCTGCGCTCCGGCGGCACCGCGACCGCGGGCCCGCGACGTAACCACCGCCGCAATGGTTTTCGCAGATCCAGCGCATTCACCCGGTCGCCGAGCAACAGCAGCGCGGCGGGCAGGATCAGGACCGACGCGCCGACCGCGGCGGCCACGACGGGCACCCCCGCGTAGGCGAACGACCGGAAGAACACCTGCGGAAACACCAGCAGCGCCACCATGGCCAGTGCGACGGCGAGTCCCGAATAGACCACCGTCCGCCCCGCGGTCTGCACCGCGCGGATCACTGCGGCCCTGGTATCGCGGGCCGCCGCCAACTCCTCGCGATAGCGGCTGACGATGAACAGGCTGTAATCGATGGCGAGGGCGAGCCCGAGCGCGGTGGTCATATTCAGCGCGAAGACCGAAACGTCGGTCATCGCGGTGAGCGCGCGCAGAATGCCGAGCGTCGCCGCCGTCGCGAACAAACCGATCGCCACCGGCAGCAGCGCGGCGATCACGCTGCCGAACACCAGCGTCAACAGGATCGCCGACACCGGAAGCGCGATCGCCTCCGCGACGATCAGATCCCGTTGGACGTGCGCGTTCACATCGGTGACCACCCCGGCAAGCCCACCGCCCCGCACCGCGACACCGTCGCGGTCCCGCTCGATATCCGCGGCCAGCGCCGCCGTGCGCCGCTGCACCTGGCTGTCGTCGCCCGCGATCTTGGCGACGATCAGCGCACCGCGGCCGTCCCGGCTGCGCAGGCCGAGCGCCAGATCCGGCCGGGTCGACCAAAATGATTGCACGCCGGTGACATTCGGATCGCTGCGCATCCGTTGCGCCACCTGCTCGGCCACCGCGCGCGCCGCCGGGCTTTCCACACCGTCGGCCGCGGTGATCAGCACGACGTAGTTCGGGTTGCCGCCGGGGAAATGGTCCTGGATGAAGCGGTTGGCCCGCACCGATTCCAGATCGGCGGCCAGATAACCGCCGCTGGACAGGTGCCCGGGCACGGTGGCCCCGAAACCACCGCCGATCAGCGCCAGCAGCAGCGCCACCAGCAGCACGATTCGTGGTCGCGCGGTGGCGAATTCGGCGAATGTGGTCGGCATCGGTGCGTACCTCTCGGAACGGCTGCGACGAACGGGTCGATCGTATGGGCCGCCCGCTCCGCGGACCGCAGTGGCCTTCGTCATAATCCGATCCGAGGTACCATTTTCGCGGTCCGGACGAATCCAGGTGTACCGCTGCGGGATCGGAGACAGATGGGTCTCAACGTCAGGCGTTTTCTCGATATCGTCGGTAGTAGGCGGATGGCCGTCGCGGTGCTCGCCGCCATCACCGGCTTCTACTACCTGTTCGTCGCCTTCACCAATTGTGTTGATACCGATACCAATCGGCGCGGCGTCGCCGCGGTGCTCGCCATGCGCTCGACCATCCACAATTCCGGCACCGACTGGCGGGCCATCACCAGCGGCAATATCGCGCTCATCGCCTACATCCTCATCGTGATCTGGGAATTCCTCATCGCGTTCGTGCTGCTCGCGGCGGCGGTCGCGTGGCTGCGCGCGCTATCGGGGCGTCCGGCCCGGCTGCGCGCCGATCAGGATATCGCCGAGAAGCTGTCGAGCCTCGGGTGGACGATGGTGATCCTGCTGTTCGCCGGCGGTTTCCTCACCATCGCGGGCGAATGGTTCCGCATGTGGGCCAACAAGGAGGTGAACGCCTCCTCGGCCGCGCTGCAGAATTTCCTCATCGCCGCCGTCGGCCTCATCCTGCTGCACCTGCCCGACCGCCCAGTGCCGCCCGATCGCCCAGTGCCGAAAGGGCGTTGAACGTTTCGCAGGCACCGCGCGATAACCACGTGGGACTCCCCCTCCGACACCCCATCGGCGTCGAACTACGAAGAACGGCAACGTGACTCGAGGGATACGTGGTTATCGACAAGAAGCCCAGGGCATTCCACCCGACACACGGCTCGCTGCTCGGCGGCCTGCTCGGGTGCGCGATCCTGCTGGCCGGAGCCATCTGGGCGGCTAATACTCTTCCGGCGCACAACTATTCGTCCAATTCCGCACCGCTGCTGGTGGCCGGGTCCGGTGGGCTGATCCTCGCCGCCAGCGTGTACGGGTACCACACCGGTAGGCGCAGGCTGGAATTGCGCGCCTGGCTGGGCAGGCACGGCCGCTCGGTCTGGGTGCCGTCGGAGCACACCCGGGTCCGGATCATCTTCCACGATCCCGAGACCAACCGGCCCAGCATCTTCGTCGTCGACGCGCTGTGGACCGATCCGGCCTCCGGCCGCACCCACACCGCGACCAGCGCGCACCTGCGCGACGATCCGACCACCCACCTGAGGTCGTACCGCCGCGTCCTGGTCCGCTACGACCCGGCCGACCCGGCCCGCTGCCTGGTCGACCTCGACGCGCCGTAGTTCCTTGACCTCGAGTGCGGTTGGGGATGAATCCTGGAGTCATGACACGTCCTGCCGAAATGTGGAACACCGCCTATGACAACGACACCGCGCCGTGGGTGATCGGCGCGCCGCAACCGGCGATCGTCGCACTGGAAAAGACGGGGCTGATCAGCGGCCGCGTCCTCGATCCAGGATGCGGCACCGGTGAGCACACCATCCTGCTGACCGAGCTCGGCTATGACGTACTCGGCGTCGATCTGGCCCCGAGCGCGGTCGAGTACGCCCGCCGCAACGCGGCGGACCACGGGGTTGTCGCGCGATTCGAGATCGCCGACGCGCTGCGCTTCGGCGAACGGACGGACTGGGCGGGCGCTCCGGCCGGCTCCGCACCGGCCTTCGACACCATTGTGGACAGCGCGCTGTTCCATGTCTTCGGCACCGAACCCGAGGCCCGCGCGGAATATGTGAACAGCCTGCATTCGATCCTCAAACCCGGCGGCCTGCTGCACATCCTCGCGCTCTCCGACACCGAATCCGGTTTCGGCCCGCGGATCAGCGACGCGCTGATCCGCGAATCCTTCGGCACTGGTTGGGAATTGGAGGATCTCCAACCGTCCAGCTACCGAGGCAGGCCGATCACGACGGCGCAGGAGGGCCGGTTCGACGGCATCGAGCTGGGCGAGGGCACGATCGATGTCGCGGCCTGGCTGACGCGGCTGCGCCGGGTCTAACGCATCCGCGCCAGGAAGTCGTCGATAGCCGCCCACATCGCCGGGTTCAGCTGGGTGTGCCTGCCGGTGCCGGTGACCGTCCGGAAATCGACGCCGTTGGCGGCGAACTGGGCCGCGAGCGCGGCATGCAGCGGGGACGGGACCATGGTGTCGGTGGCGTTGAGCAGCAACAGGATCGGCGCGTTGTAGCCGCGCGTCGGCACCGTCAGGTACTCGGTGTACACGTCGCGAATCCGCTTGTCCGATAACGGTTTCGAGAGCAGGTCGCCGATGCCGAGACCATTCACCCGTGCGTCGATGGCGGGCTGGCACATGGTGGCGATCTCGTCGAGTACGGTCCGGCCGAGCGGGCTCAGGTAGTCGTCGACGCCGGCGTCCGGCCGGGCGGTGCGCAGCCCGGCCAGGATGTCGGCGATGAAACCGGTGGTGCCGTCCAGGCCCGGCAGCGCCGGAAGGCCCGGTCCCGCAACGGGAAGCCCCTTTTCCACATCGGATTCCGGGTCGATCGCGATGGTGCCGCGGAAATCGAGGTCGGGCGCGTAGGTCTGCTGGAGATATCCGGTGCCGAGCGCGGCCTGACCACCCTGAGACGGCCCCATCACGGCCCAGGTGCGCGACAGGTCCGGGCGGGCCGAGCGCGCGGCGCGCACCAGATCGATGGTCGCCGTCGCCTCGGTCTGCCGCTCCAGGTACGGGTGCGGGCCGGTGTCGAACAGGCCGAGCCCGAGGTAGTCGGGCGCCACCACCGCGAAGCCGCGGTCGACGAGGTGACGCATCATCGCATCCTCCTCGCCGATGAAGACGGTCTGCGGCCCGGTGCTCGGATCCGATTTACCGCCGCAGCCCGCGCCGAGGCCGGTGGTGCCGTGGGTGAAGGCGACGATCGGCCAGCCACCCGGCGGCGGCGTACCGCGCGGCACGAACATCGCGCCGCTGGCCGGGCGCGGGCTGCCGTCGGAACCGGCCATCCAGTAGCTGATCACCGAACCGCCGGGGATGCCGTGGAAGCTGTCGGGCTGCCGAACAACGGAGGTCAGCATCCCCGGAGTTTCCGCCGCGGCCTGACCGGCCTGCACCGTGAGCGCGGCACACGCCGATATCGCCCCCATCGCGACAAGACTCCGCCAACCACGGGAAACCCGCATCTGCCCATCCTCCGATTCGAACGACATCGTTCCTGTCAGGCAGCAGCCTATGCCGTGTTATGCGCGCGCAGCACGTCGACAATCGGGTGACAGCGAACACAAGGCAACCGCATCGGCTATGCGGTCGACAGGGCTTCGAGCAGCGGATACCGGCCGTCAGCGCGCGGGACCAGCAGTCGCGGAACAGTCAAGTGTTTCCAGACTCACATGCCGCCGCACGGCCTCGGCTTCGATCATGAATGGCTCGGCACGCGACTCGCGACGGTCGCCTACCCAACTGGCTGGGGTGCGATTTCTCCGGTTTCCGTTCTTCGACAACCGAATTCGTCATCAGCCGGGAAACCCGACGCGGATCGTACGCGTAAAGGCTTGCCGCTCTGCGACACCGGGTACGCAACAGGTAGCACCCCTTCGAATGACTCGCCGCATCCGCCCCGGCCTGGCGAAACGATGCGGCTTCTCATCGAAACAACCGGCCCATCAACCCGATTGACACGCGGCCGAAGCATGACCGCGCGCTCGCGCGGAAGGAGCGAGCATGACCGACTGGATCAGCACTCCCATCGAATCCACAATCCTGCGTGGGGTTCTCGAATTGGAGCGCACCGCACGCGGCGTCTTGCCGCACCGGTTGCCCGCGCGGGCACGCCGCCAATTCCCGAACAGTTCCCTTTCCATGGTCGAGACGCAGCCGACGGGTGTCCGGCTGGCCTTCCGCACCCGCGCCACCGCGATCGAATTGGATGTGCTGACGACGCGGGTCACCTGGCTCGGCGCCCCGGCCCCGCTCAACAGCGGCTACGACCTGCGGCTGAACGGCAGCCCCGCCGGACAGGACGAAACCGGCGCGGGAAATCTGCTGATCATCGACACCCGCACCGGGGCGGGGACCACCGAACCCGGACCGATGGGCACCGTCCGGTTCGCCGGGCTGCCCGCCGTGGCGAAGGAGGTCGAGATCTGGTTGCCGCATACCGAAACCGTCGAGTTGATCGCGCTGCGCACGGACGCACCGATCGAACCGATCGATGTCGGAGATCGCAAGGTGTGGCTGCACCACGGCAGTTCGATCAGCCACGGCGCCAACGCCGACTATCCGACCGGCACCTGGCCCGCCCTGGCCGCCACGCTCGGCCAGGTGGAACTGGTCAATCTGAGCCTGCGCGGCAACGCACTGCTCGACCCGTTCGTCGCGCGGACCATCCGGGATACGCCCGCCGACCTCATCAGCGTCAAGATCGGCATCAACCTGGCGAATACCGATCTGATGCGGTTGCGCGGCTTCGGACCCGCGGTGCACGGGTTCCTCGACACCATCCGCGATGGCCATCCCGGCACGCCGCTGCTGGTGGTCTCGCCGATCCTGTGTCCGATCCAGGAGGACGCTCCCGGCCCGATCACACCGGACCTCAGCGGCGGGCGGCTGCGCTTCCGCGCCCCCGACCCACCGGCCGAGCCCGACCCGGGGCGTTTGACGCTCAACATCATTCGCGAGGAACTGGCCGCCATCATCGCTCTCCGGGCGATCGACGATCCGGACCTGTACTACCTCGACGGCCGCGAACTCTACGGCGCGGCCGATTTCGCCGAACTGCCGCTGCCCGACGCACTGCATCCCGACACCGCGGGCCACCGCCGCATCGCCGAAAACTTCGCCAGGACAGCCTTTTCCGCCGATGGACCGTTCGGAGTTCGGACCCGCCGACAGGTTGCCGCCACGGTCTGATGGGGTCTGCCGACCCGCTGCTATCCTGATGGCGTGATCTCTTTCCGTCAGATGTGGTGGCGGCCGTCCCGACGGCCCGCGTAGAACCATGTCCACGGGCTGTACACAGCCCGTGAAGTCCGT
This region includes:
- a CDS encoding glycoside hydrolase family 88 protein, coding for MRTERPHHGPGNNSDSGADLTSSRQAHPPLPPLTDLSAARLAEIGDLLVARTWRMGLPSWFWGEGVCLLGMLRLARARRLPVPVEVVDWLRHHRERGIDIGHVNNLAPGTAAVLAAAEYPEFADPAIRLGEWFNETGSCTRSFNGALEHWPGGVWADTTFMAGVFLGHLGAYRRDPELLAAFGDQLLAHAEILQHPELGLFAHGSHRGETLWNFWGRGNAWCALSAVEFLELAATATVDATQVHRITAALTRQLIALAQRQPAHGVWSVLVDDQPENAGILETSAAAGIGAAMLRAAPLIPEHTPTFTTAGWRAIRGALAYVDAEGALTRVSAGTVLQLIPFGYSVIRDDRPQLWGQGLAMHAVAAALENLAQART
- a CDS encoding MMPL family transporter, producing the protein MPTTFAEFATARPRIVLLVALLLALIGGGFGATVPGHLSSGGYLAADLESVRANRFIQDHFPGGNPNYVVLITAADGVESPAARAVAEQVAQRMRSDPNVTGVQSFWSTRPDLALGLRSRDGRGALIVAKIAGDDSQVQRRTAALAADIERDRDGVAVRGGGLAGVVTDVNAHVQRDLIVAEAIALPVSAILLTLVFGSVIAALLPVAIGLFATAATLGILRALTAMTDVSVFALNMTTALGLALAIDYSLFIVSRYREELAAARDTRAAVIRAVQTAGRTVVYSGLAVALAMVALLVFPQVFFRSFAYAGVPVVAAAVGASVLILPAALLLLGDRVNALDLRKPLRRWLRRGPAVAVPPERSWWYRLVVAVMKRPLRVAVAGVAVLLLLGSPFLSAQFAAPDDRVLPTSASSRIVSDALRRDFDADMAAGLVAALPGFDGPSAEIGSYAAELSRVDGVRGVLSSGGVYAGGLRVAADVPEMASAAGTYLSIVTRAEPSAPEGETQLAALRAVHPPSAVEFSGAAAINADSIASIAARLPLAIALIAVVMLAVLFLFTGSVLLPLKALLLNTLSLTATFGAMVWVFQDGHLSGLLGFTPTGTTNLYMPILMFCLAFGMSMDYEVFLLSRIREEWLASDRAAQANTHAVAMGTARTGPIFTAAAGLMAVVLLAVATSEVAIMKLFGIGLALAVIADATIIRLLLVPALMRLFSTWNWWSPKPLAALHARFGLAEAEPVDPEVQVRA
- a CDS encoding DUF2165 domain-containing protein; protein product: MGLNVRRFLDIVGSRRMAVAVLAAITGFYYLFVAFTNCVDTDTNRRGVAAVLAMRSTIHNSGTDWRAITSGNIALIAYILIVIWEFLIAFVLLAAAVAWLRALSGRPARLRADQDIAEKLSSLGWTMVILLFAGGFLTIAGEWFRMWANKEVNASSAALQNFLIAAVGLILLHLPDRPVPPDRPVPKGR
- a CDS encoding class I SAM-dependent methyltransferase, encoding MTRPAEMWNTAYDNDTAPWVIGAPQPAIVALEKTGLISGRVLDPGCGTGEHTILLTELGYDVLGVDLAPSAVEYARRNAADHGVVARFEIADALRFGERTDWAGAPAGSAPAFDTIVDSALFHVFGTEPEARAEYVNSLHSILKPGGLLHILALSDTESGFGPRISDALIRESFGTGWELEDLQPSSYRGRPITTAQEGRFDGIELGEGTIDVAAWLTRLRRV
- a CDS encoding lipase family protein, giving the protein MRVSRGWRSLVAMGAISACAALTVQAGQAAAETPGMLTSVVRQPDSFHGIPGGSVISYWMAGSDGSPRPASGAMFVPRGTPPPGGWPIVAFTHGTTGLGAGCGGKSDPSTGPQTVFIGEEDAMMRHLVDRGFAVVAPDYLGLGLFDTGPHPYLERQTEATATIDLVRAARSARPDLSRTWAVMGPSQGGQAALGTGYLQQTYAPDLDFRGTIAIDPESDVEKGLPVAGPGLPALPGLDGTTGFIADILAGLRTARPDAGVDDYLSPLGRTVLDEIATMCQPAIDARVNGLGIGDLLSKPLSDKRIRDVYTEYLTVPTRGYNAPILLLLNATDTMVPSPLHAALAAQFAANGVDFRTVTGTGRHTQLNPAMWAAIDDFLARMR
- a CDS encoding GDSL-type esterase/lipase family protein yields the protein MTDWISTPIESTILRGVLELERTARGVLPHRLPARARRQFPNSSLSMVETQPTGVRLAFRTRATAIELDVLTTRVTWLGAPAPLNSGYDLRLNGSPAGQDETGAGNLLIIDTRTGAGTTEPGPMGTVRFAGLPAVAKEVEIWLPHTETVELIALRTDAPIEPIDVGDRKVWLHHGSSISHGANADYPTGTWPALAATLGQVELVNLSLRGNALLDPFVARTIRDTPADLISVKIGINLANTDLMRLRGFGPAVHGFLDTIRDGHPGTPLLVVSPILCPIQEDAPGPITPDLSGGRLRFRAPDPPAEPDPGRLTLNIIREELAAIIALRAIDDPDLYYLDGRELYGAADFAELPLPDALHPDTAGHRRIAENFARTAFSADGPFGVRTRRQVAATV